Sequence from the Kineosporia succinea genome:
GGCTGAACTTCTACGAGCACGGCAAAGACGGGGTGTGGCAGTTGCGCCGCCGGTTCGGCCTTCAGGGGGAACCGGGCTAGAGGTCCGTTTCGGCCCCGGCGCGCGCACCGGGCCCGGTTTGCTGGACACTGAGCGCGTGAGCGACACGACCACAACGGGGAAGACACCGGCCGGCCTGCTGGCTCGGGCCCAGCGCTCGGTGCCGTGGCGGGCCTGGCAGCGCTACGGCAAGGCACGCGGTGGGGTGCTGGCCGGGGGCATGGCCTACGCGGCGTTCTTCTCGATCTTCCCGGCCCTGGCCGTCGGGTTCACCGTGTTCGGCCTGGTCGTCGGCGACGACGAAGACATGCAGAGCCGGGTGATCGACGCGGTCAACGACGGCGTCGGCACCACCGTGATCAGCCCGATCGGGCGCACCGGCGGCATCGTCTCGATCGACACCCTGACCGGCTCCAGCGAGCTCACGATCGCCGGCATCGTGGGTCTGGTCGGCTTCCTGTTCACCGGCCTGGGCTGGCTCGACGCGATGCGCGAGGGTGTGCGCGCGATGTTCGGGCAGCTCACCCTCGAGGGCAATTTCGTCGCCACCAAGGCCCGCGACCTGGGCGTGCTGGTCAGCCTCGGCCTGATGATGCTGGTCTCCGCCGTCGCCGGCATCTTCGTCAGCGCCTCCACCGGTGTGCTGCTGGGCTGGATCGGCATCGACGAGGGCTCCACGTTCGGCCGCATCGCCCTCGGCATCGCGGGCACCC
This genomic interval carries:
- a CDS encoding YihY/virulence factor BrkB family protein — protein: MSDTTTTGKTPAGLLARAQRSVPWRAWQRYGKARGGVLAGGMAYAAFFSIFPALAVGFTVFGLVVGDDEDMQSRVIDAVNDGVGTTVISPIGRTGGIVSIDTLTGSSELTIAGIVGLVGFLFTGLGWLDAMREGVRAMFGQLTLEGNFVATKARDLGVLVSLGLMMLVSAVAGIFVSASTGVLLGWIGIDEGSTFGRIALGIAGTLLVLGVDTLIFMLLFRLLSGVRLPNHDLWDAALFGGIGLGVLKLLSGVLLNSASNNKFLATAGIALILLVWLNLVCRLTLLAAAWGATMAVDRGHLADTAATPASTLTVTREKAGTATVTGPAASANPAAAGVRTATPMPPAQYSPVVSPRAADRVSVAAGAVLGAAGFLAARTAVGAAKSVGSVFRRDHDDD